The DNA region caagaaaaaaaagaaagaagaaccgattcgaaacttagaaaattttaaacaCCTTTCGATCTCTGGTTTTGATTTCTTCCTTGGGCTTCGTTTTTTCTGCTTTTGATGTTGATGAAATCTCTGTTACTTGTTTTGTGTTCTTTAAGATCTAATAATGTTTTTCATTTCAAGAAGAACCGATTGTAAAAATGGTCCTTGATTTGGCTTTTAAATAGCCATTTACATGCCCCTTTTTTAATATCTGTCTATTCTCCTTTTTTTAATGTTGCAGGCGCAAGTGGGGCGGTGGCAAGTGGTAGTGCTTGCAGACGTCGGTGGTGGATGGGATGGGGAGCAGGTGCTGAACGGCTAGGGTTTCCTTagcttttttcttttgttgtgtgTGTGGGCATGGGTAGGTTTGGGTCTTTGGGGTGATTTGGGTAGGTTATTTGTTTTGGGTGTAGTGGGTATTTAGTGGGCTTGGGTTTGGGTCTGGGTTTAGTAGATTTTGGGGTTATTTGCTTAGTGGGTTTAGGGATTTTgagcccaaaattgggcttgtacagttTTTTTTCTAAGGAGATAAATTATGGTATGcagtttaattttggttttttttttaaatattggtaATTTAATTAAGGATATGAAGTTTGAGGTGGGTAGTTATAGAGTAATCTGTGTCAGAACAATTTTTTTTCCACCACCTTGACGTAATTAATTATCTATGTATATAATATTGGAAGTTGGTTAGTTAATAAAATTGTGTCTAAATTGGATTGGGTCCACTCAACTAAAAGAGAACAGAATggaaaattatatttgatttaaatggATCTAAGATCTATTCAACTTGAGTCTTATACAATGTATTGTCAGTTCAATTAGTTACATTTATTTTCCTATCTTTTGGGAGTTATCCGCTCTGCTACCAAAGATAAAATCAAAGACATGTTTagattatttactaatttaagtTGTCTTTTCATATTATAAGTCGACCATATGTAatattgcttagtattagttaagcGTTAGATAATCAGTGagttaatatttgttttattttgctttgcgtgtaaaaatcattaaggatAATATATGAAGTTGTTAATGAAACTGATGAATATTCTATTAAATCAGTTTGTTTGAAAATTACAACTACATAGATGACAATACTACACTAAGGGCACTAGATCCCAACACACCCAAGAGATAATTTTCTCACCACTAAATTCTCCCCTTGAGAACATTGCATGTAAAACCACAATACAAAATTTTTACAATCAAATGCACTTTTACAAATAATGTTCCTCACTTGAACATATTAAATACTATAAAATATCAACACATCAATTTATGCAAAGTCTCTCAATTACATAAAGATTTCTTGACATGTTATCATTATGAAAATCTATCAGAAACCCTATTAAACAATAGCTATATAAGCTAAAAtaccatataataataacaactaaGGTAAATAAGGACTATTGACAGCTAAGTCTTCAACATTCTAATCTAATCCAACCTCCTAGGTCTAAGGGATTAAATAGACTTGATATGATTTTCTTTCAACATTGAGGTTTTAAGTTCAAATACCTCCATTTGTGGATTTGGTTcagaaaaggaaaataatttgCTACATCAAACAATAGTATTCTATGTATAAGAACTAAGCAACAAGAATAGAAGAATACAATCAATCGACATTATATTCTCTTGATATATGAAGATTAATTGTAGTGTTCCTCAACCTTCATAAACTTTTCTGTTAATTGTATGTACTGCAATTCCCTTTAGACCAAATAACTTCATTCTAGTAGTGTCCTTGATCATGTGGAGCAGTAGCTATTCCTAATATTTACTAATTCTTTGGTTCTTCCACTTCTTTCCTGTCAAATATGGTTAAATGTAATTACTTAGACAATATAAGTATAAATAACTAATTGTATCAATAAATTTAGGTATaagttttagtattttatttaccAAGTAAACTCCCACTATGTGGGTGAAAATATGTTATATGTAATTACTATCTCGAGAGATATTTATCTTAAAATCAGATGTcatgtaattaatataattttgaaatattgaaAAGTAGCCACAAcacctttaattatttttaaagtatatAATTAACATGATTGGCCCGTCTAAAAATTTCGGCCAGCCATCGTGCTCCAAAATGGCCCTTGGAGACAACCCATAGTAGTTAGGGTACATCGGGAGCAGGGGTCATTTAACCTCTTCTCGGCGTAGCTTGAAAACTTACACAAATTTGGGTCATATGGCAACTTGGAGGCCGATTATCTCTGGAGGCCTTCTAACAACTTTGGGCGACAATGCCGTTTGAACAACTTTGGTTGGCCATCACGCTCAaggttaaatttggtattatgccttaatttatatatctattgaaagcttaaaaattgtCGGATCTggatttgaggatgaaatttggtataaataaaaataataaaacttttctCTAactttgtttgaactttggccaAGAATTTTTCAGCAAAGCTCTTGGTTATTTGAATAATTTCTTGGAAACTGAAGTTATTCTTGTTGGAAATATATTACTACAAAATAAAATCGTTAGCACTGATAAGGAAAATAAACTAAgtgtaaacaaataaaataatcattgtgTTATGGAAGAACCATTGTCTTAAAAGTAAATTCGTTTTGACCGGTGTAATCGTGTAGTGAACATCGTCCCCCAATGTTAACGCAGAATTTCAATATTCGTACACCCGAATAAAAAGGTGAAACACAACTGGTATTGCTAAAAGaaacaaacgagagaaaaagGAGGACTGTTGTTTGCTTGTGTTGTGTAAAATGAGAAGGAGGACCAACTTTTATATTGTTTTCTGAAGGGACAAAATGATAAAATAGTAGTGTTattttccaaaaataacaaaGGCCCAGAGGCGAATCCAAGGGGGCTGGCAGGGGCCGGCTccctctaaaatagaaaattattattttgtccctttaaaaaattttaaaattttaaattagcaaaactaaaatttcacttttatcccctaaaattataaaaattgaatttaatcatttaaaaattataaagatatagactattaaaaattaaaattttattttgacccctaaaagaATATTATGGCTTTCGCCCCTAAAAAGGCTTCAACCGAAAATATTCTGAAAATAGTTTTTGCATTACCAACAATTATAAAGTCTCAAGATTTATTCATCTCAACACAATAATTGTTCGTTATCAAcaaactttcccaatttttgcgTAAATCAACCTCTATCAGAGATGAAGATAAATACTGAATAGATATATTTATGTATCATTTTTAGTAGCTAAGAATTTAACCTTTATTTCTCTTATAATGATAAAGTACAATGATGAAACATgagaattataaattttaatcagatcatatatataaagatatatatatatttctcataCAATTATTCTAATCAAGTGGAGCACAATTCAAAAGGATTGCGTCTGTAAATAACATCTTAGTAATGAATTACAGTAACGTTAAATTCAATAATGACATTGGTGGCATTTATAAGGATAGGGTTAAATAGTGCAATCCCTTTTGCCATCATGAATCGTCCTCTTCCTCCAACCACCGCAAGCCCAGGTTCTCCCCTTGAAAATATGCTTAGAGAGCTCCCATTAAACTTACCGGTATTAAATCCAAATTCTATGTACTGCGTGCTCGATGCATTTGATCCAGCCAAGAGCGAAATACCCTGAACATTTCCAATCACCTCTGAGTCAGGCTCAGGACCAGTCCTGAGGGGATCATTAACGGCAACTAGGGTGGCAAATGTCACTGATGAATTATTGCTTGTGATGTTAGCTTGGGCTACCACGACTGCTGTAACACCCGTATGTTCGTGCATAAAGAAGTGAAGATTGGTGACCTTAGGTGGCCTGGGATGATATGGTAGTGTATCTGAGTAGTATTGGCTCAGCACTGCTACTTGGGAGAGGCAGATGACCAGAATCCAACTCAACATCAATGTTCCTTTCATTGTCTCTGTTTTACTATAATTTCTGGGGCGAAATGTAGATGAAAGCTACAGAATTGTTGCTTcaattttattaagaaaacagaaagattTATAGTGATAAAACCCGCAGACATGAAAATAATTTATTGTCCCAAACATTTTATATAATACATGATTGATTTCCCCGTGGTAATATTAAAAAGAACACAAACCTTGATCACTCAACAGAAACTTGGTCTAATTATTTTAGATTGGAAGTTTCCTCCCCCAGCGTTTCTGTTTTCGTTTGAATATTGACCattgaatttaatttatttgatattatatattaCATGTGATTGATGTgttgattttataaattattttatcttttgcCAACAAATGTTtgtttgatatgaaattttttttctaaatctcCTTCAGAAATTAACAGCGAATGTAGAAATTTATTAGAAATCAGAAACATGGTCTAATTAGCTGCTTGATCTAAtcaattttcttggttttttgcGCAAAGCAGTTTGTGGAATTCACCACCACCGTTCTgtcaaattttctctttttcttgagTAACTAAAACTCTATTCTGGCTTGGGGACACTAATCAATCCGAGAGAGAATGTGAGGCTTGCAATCTTGCCTAAATCTTCCACACTCTTGCAATTCTCTATTGGAATTTGTTAAATTTGGAACTGAATTGTGTTCTAATACATGTCTCATGGAATTTGACATTTTCTGTACTCGCTTAGACAAATTGCTCATTTGAAAAAacgacacaaaaaaaaaaaaagaagatcaagaagaagagaaaacagaaggaaaaaaaaagaatacttCACTGACAGCTTAAATTATGAGTAAGAACTTGTGAGTTGTGACAGATTGAGTAACCGGGATGCATGGAGTGCTTTGATTGTCATTTCACTTCACGTTAAAAGGTCGAGTGATATTTCAAGTCAATAAATTACTCTAATCACGGTGTCATAAGTAGAGAAAAATGGTTGTTTAGAGATTTATTGAATTGTGTAACCGTGGTGGGGTGCTTGAGTTGTCATCTCATATTGTGTTAGAAGATTCGACAACattttaaacaaaagaaaaaagaaatagataaaagaaagaaataaatgtCTCTGTGTGTTAGCAGTAAATATATAGTTGGCTCGATCTGTTAGACTGTTAGTTAGTTAGCTACAATTATTCATCTTTGTCATACTTTCTTGATTCTCTTCCTGTAAATATATGGTTGCTTATTTGTGTGTAAGTTTGTAATATGAAATACAATATTGGTTTCTCTATTCATCTCTTTTCTAGTCTTCTAATATGGTATCTGAGCTGGTTTTTTGAAAGTTTGTTGGTGTTGAGAGCAACTTATCCGGATGAAGTAACAAAGCTGACAGAAGCTTGAGCTTCAAGGCTCGAGGCTTGCACAGCAAACAACTAAATTTGCTTAAgaaacttaagaaatttttgaacAGAAAAGAGAAGCAAGAAAAGAGAgtatatatgaatgaaaatgctGATGATTTCATTAACAATTGAAgttggcataatgccaatacatatactAGACATAAGCTGGTCAAAATGAACAAATTTCACCTAAGCTATCACCTAACACCACTAAGTTACATTGAAACTTGTTGAACATTGCTTGCAAACTTTGACAAGCTGATTATCAGCTCAATActacctaattacatcaaatacatcaacaacaagttaaaattgaactaaattaCATATCAACAACTTAgagtaagaaaataaacaaaatgaaacagTTTCTTCAACTGGATCTACTAGGCTCGGGCTGTATGGCCTGCTGCTTGTTGATCTTAGTGCAACATGCTGgccaacttcaacactcctccttggctagCATGTTGCATACTCCTAATTGTTTTCTCAATTATTGAACCTTGACACATTAAGAGGTTTTGTTAAAATGTCAGGGAGTTGCTCTTCAGAACTACAATGAACCAGTTCCACTTCTCTAGCTTGCTCCATCTCTCTAACAACATGAAGCTTAATATTGAAGCGCTTTGTTCTTCTGTGAAAAACcagattctttgcaattgcaacagcagatttgtTGTCACACATTATCTCTGTTGCTCCCTCTTGATGTAGATTCAAGTTAGCTAAGATCTTTCTTAGCCATGCTGCTTGATTCACAGCTCCAGCAGCTACAACATATTCAGCTTCAGTAGTTGATTGAGCTACTATACTTTGCTTCTTTGTGCTCCAGCAAAAGATGACTGAACCAAGGGtgaaagcataccctgaggtgctcttcatgtcatccatcgagccagcccagtcactgTCAATATAGCCAACCAATCTTAGGCTTTCAGCCTTGCTATATAGCATTCCATAGCTCAGGGTACCTTTGATGTACTTGAGCACCCTTTTTTCTATTTGAAAATGCTTCTCATTGTAACAATGCATGAACCTTGAGAGTAAGCTTACACCAAACATGATGTCTGGCCTAGTGGCAGTCAGGAATAGTAAACAACCAACTAGACTCCTATAGACAAATTCACTAACTTGCTTAGAAATAACTTGGCTCGACAGCTTTTCTCCCATAGCAATAGGAGTGCTTGTTGCTTTATTGTTTTGCATGGTGCACTTGGTTAAAATTTTGGAGGCAAAGGTTTTCTGACTTAGGAATATTCCATTTTCAATTTGTGACACCTCCATACCAAGAAAATAGGTCATTCTTCCAAGATCAGACATCTCAAACTGCAGCTCCATATTTTAGCTTTAAAATTAGCCAACATTGCTTGGTCTCCTCCTATCAACAATAGATCATCGACATATAAGGATACAATGAGCTGAATTTCGATTCTTTCCTTATTGA from Gossypium hirsutum isolate 1008001.06 chromosome A04, Gossypium_hirsutum_v2.1, whole genome shotgun sequence includes:
- the LOC107942056 gene encoding dirigent protein 4, with the protein product MKGTLMLSWILVICLSQVAVLSQYYSDTLPYHPRPPKVTNLHFFMHEHTGVTAVVVAQANITSNNSSVTFATLVAVNDPLRTGPEPDSEVIGNVQGISLLAGSNASSTQYIEFGFNTGKFNGSSLSIFSRGEPGLAVVGGRGRFMMAKGIALFNPILINATNVIIEFNVTVIHY